In Pseudomonas nunensis, a single window of DNA contains:
- a CDS encoding ABC-three component system protein, with translation MSFGENTIKLPPAPEFELTALDIEKGEPVHPLDRLQIMSADTWEVFTLEFVSYLGNGYESVTRCAGAGDKGRDVIAKFATGWDNYQCKHYKDKLSVANVVAELGKLVYYTWREDYTLPRDYRFVSPKGCSSDCIDMLVNKSRIKVEIIKRWDKVCKDKITKTESILLEGALLDYLNTIDFSFVDEMSSQELIAKHALTPYHSTRFGSYHLKRPQVQKSVPDAVGDNEKVYIEALLHAFSDADGAEYSLDSVMDTDYKDDLERARINFFSAESLEMFSRDAFPTGCYESLKCECHEGVHSVVRKKFDDGYQRFLDVSTHCVKIQYDAHPLRHFLQTSDRKGLCHQLVNDLKFKWIKK, from the coding sequence ATGTCTTTTGGTGAGAACACCATCAAGCTCCCTCCAGCCCCGGAATTCGAGCTCACGGCACTGGATATAGAAAAAGGTGAGCCAGTCCACCCTCTGGATCGTCTGCAGATCATGTCAGCAGATACTTGGGAGGTCTTTACGCTGGAGTTCGTTTCTTACCTGGGCAACGGCTACGAGTCCGTAACCCGCTGTGCTGGTGCGGGAGACAAAGGGCGTGATGTTATCGCCAAGTTTGCAACGGGGTGGGACAATTATCAATGCAAGCACTACAAAGATAAGTTGAGCGTTGCAAACGTAGTCGCGGAACTGGGTAAGCTGGTTTACTACACGTGGAGGGAAGACTACACCCTGCCGCGTGATTATCGCTTTGTTTCGCCGAAAGGATGTAGTTCTGATTGCATTGATATGCTGGTCAACAAGTCTCGCATCAAGGTCGAGATCATCAAGCGCTGGGATAAGGTCTGTAAGGATAAGATCACGAAGACAGAGTCCATTCTTCTTGAGGGTGCTCTGTTGGACTATCTCAACACCATCGACTTTTCTTTTGTTGATGAGATGTCTTCCCAGGAGTTGATTGCTAAGCATGCGCTGACACCGTATCACTCAACGCGTTTCGGGAGCTACCATCTAAAGCGACCACAGGTTCAGAAATCCGTACCTGATGCTGTTGGAGATAACGAGAAAGTCTACATTGAAGCTCTCCTGCACGCTTTCTCCGATGCCGATGGGGCAGAGTATTCACTTGATAGCGTCATGGACACTGATTACAAGGATGACTTGGAGCGAGCGAGGATTAACTTCTTCAGCGCTGAGTCGCTGGAGATGTTTTCCCGCGATGCGTTTCCTACGGGGTGCTATGAAAGCCTCAAGTGCGAGTGTCACGAAGGTGTTCACAGTGTAGTACGTAAAAAGTTCGATGATGGGTATCAACGGTTTCTCGACGTCAGCACTCACTGCGTGAAGATTCAATATGACGCCCATCCTCTACGTCATTTCTTGCAGACCTCTGATCGAAAGGGGCTATGCCACCAGTTGGTGAACGACCTCAAGTTTAAATGGATCAAGAAATAG
- a CDS encoding transporter substrate-binding domain-containing protein, producing MPSSIKDYLIILSTGLCLSTSVSATHNAVENYTLLSRATVGHLEVQLDKSQRQWANNKRELIVGTSAPDYPPFDLTVSGRDYEGFTADYAGILGQAMGLPVKVQRYASRNAAIDALENGEVDLLGTANGFEAHNADIQLSVPYAVDQPVLVTREGETRSLTDGLAGLRLSMVYHYLPREEVQALYPKAIITDYPSYQNAINAVAFDQADVFLGDTISAHYMINKGYLNNIRMANFGKHEAHGFSFAVHKNNTDLLQIVNAILNAVPTSERENIAKRWSAGSDILLTDHKLQLTDREQRWLAQHPVVRVVVNEAFAPLTFFDSDGNFRGVTADLLELIRLRTGLRFDIQRSRGDDQMIALVKGNQADLIAALLPTPQREAQLNFSRPYLENSFVLLTRKSPDSATNLSQLQEKRLAIAQGNPLVDYLRSEFPRIHLIETPDTFHAVELLAEGQVEGAVNSLVIANYFISSRIFEHKLQISTTIGTQQAAFSLATARGATELSSIIDKALLSIAPEELGVINSRWRGYSAASERTWNNFHRVFYQLVIGASVLLLISMAWNAWMRRQINQRKAAERALNDQFEFMRSLVNGTPHPIYVRDRQGLLQSCNDSYLEVFQAKREDVIGKCVMPGNMNNAFEAREFQADYQRVVAEGLPLIVDRPLHIGGRRLTIYHWILPYRDSSGEVQGIIGGWIDISERRQLFDKLRAAKEQADEANRAKSTFLATMSHEIRTPMNAVIGMLELTLKRMDQGHQHHSSIETAYSSAKDLLELIGDILDIARIESGRLSLSPERVNPGEIVTSVVRIFDGLARQKNLNLLLEFNPPQPPVDVLLDPLRFKQVLSNLVSNAIKFTQQGEVRITVELLPGDEPEHTRMQVQVRDSGVGISEQDQQRLFEPFAQADNTGQMARCGAGLGLVISRQLCEMMGGSLQLNSQLGVGTQVSLSLHLATLAPEQASDRVETPIHTTRTPLNVLVVDDHPANRLLMCQQLEYLGHRFTGANDGQAGLDAWKIEPFDLVVVDCNMPIMNGYDLARAIREHERQQQRPSCTVLGFTANAQPEEIHRCKYAGMNDCLFKPLSLMALSQWVEGIKPSVRQQPFNLQGLDLLTGGNPQMTQRLLDELLSSNHLDRQELLGLSTLDDHQALLDIAHKIKGAARIIQASRLIDCCQALEKACQAPAAENGLSLAIKNMDLAMLELERALLQQIDLNTHSKMTEP from the coding sequence ATGCCCAGCAGCATAAAGGACTATCTAATAATATTGAGCACGGGTTTATGCCTGAGCACTTCAGTGTCCGCGACGCATAACGCCGTCGAGAACTACACCCTGCTCAGCCGCGCCACAGTCGGGCATCTGGAAGTCCAACTGGATAAATCACAACGGCAATGGGCTAACAATAAACGCGAACTGATCGTGGGCACATCTGCCCCGGATTACCCGCCTTTTGACCTGACTGTCAGCGGCCGTGACTATGAAGGCTTCACCGCTGATTATGCCGGGATCCTCGGGCAGGCCATGGGCTTGCCGGTCAAGGTCCAGCGCTACGCGAGCCGTAATGCCGCCATCGATGCACTGGAAAACGGTGAGGTCGACCTGCTCGGCACGGCCAACGGATTCGAAGCACACAATGCCGACATTCAACTGTCCGTGCCCTATGCCGTGGATCAACCGGTATTGGTAACCCGGGAGGGAGAAACCCGGTCTCTGACCGACGGACTCGCCGGGCTGCGCCTGAGCATGGTGTATCACTATTTACCGCGGGAGGAAGTTCAGGCGCTGTACCCGAAGGCAATCATCACCGACTACCCCTCTTATCAAAATGCAATCAATGCGGTGGCCTTTGACCAGGCTGACGTTTTTCTCGGCGACACCATTTCCGCCCACTACATGATCAACAAGGGTTACCTGAACAACATCCGCATGGCCAATTTCGGTAAACACGAAGCTCACGGTTTCAGTTTTGCCGTACACAAGAACAACACGGACCTGCTGCAGATCGTCAACGCGATACTTAACGCTGTCCCCACCAGCGAACGGGAAAACATCGCCAAGCGCTGGAGCGCCGGCAGCGACATTCTCCTCACCGATCACAAACTGCAACTGACGGACCGCGAACAGCGCTGGCTGGCGCAGCACCCTGTCGTCCGTGTGGTGGTCAACGAGGCGTTTGCGCCGTTGACGTTTTTTGACAGCGACGGCAACTTTCGCGGCGTTACCGCCGACCTTCTCGAACTGATCCGCTTGCGCACCGGCTTGCGCTTCGACATTCAGCGCAGCCGCGGCGACGATCAGATGATCGCGCTGGTCAAAGGCAATCAGGCCGATCTGATCGCAGCGCTGCTGCCGACTCCACAACGCGAAGCGCAACTGAACTTCAGCCGCCCGTATCTGGAAAACTCCTTTGTGCTGCTGACGCGCAAGTCCCCCGACAGCGCGACCAACCTTTCGCAGCTACAGGAAAAGCGCCTGGCCATCGCCCAGGGCAATCCGCTGGTGGACTATCTGCGCAGCGAATTTCCGCGGATCCACCTGATTGAAACGCCGGACACCTTTCACGCTGTGGAATTGCTCGCCGAGGGCCAGGTAGAAGGTGCCGTCAACTCACTGGTCATCGCCAATTACTTTATTTCGTCGCGCATCTTCGAACACAAACTGCAGATCAGCACCACCATTGGCACCCAACAGGCAGCGTTCTCGCTGGCCACGGCGCGGGGCGCCACCGAACTCAGTTCGATCATCGACAAAGCGCTGCTGAGCATTGCTCCGGAAGAACTGGGCGTGATCAACAGTCGCTGGCGTGGCTACTCGGCGGCTTCGGAAAGGACCTGGAACAACTTTCACCGGGTGTTCTATCAGCTCGTGATCGGCGCCAGCGTGCTGTTGCTGATTTCCATGGCCTGGAACGCCTGGATGCGCCGTCAGATCAATCAGCGCAAGGCGGCCGAGCGCGCGCTGAACGATCAGTTCGAATTCATGCGCTCGCTGGTCAACGGTACGCCTCACCCGATTTATGTACGTGACCGCCAAGGGCTGCTGCAAAGTTGCAACGACAGTTACCTGGAAGTTTTCCAGGCGAAACGCGAAGACGTGATCGGCAAATGCGTTATGCCGGGCAACATGAACAATGCCTTCGAAGCCCGGGAGTTTCAGGCTGACTATCAACGGGTTGTGGCCGAAGGGTTGCCGTTGATTGTCGACCGTCCGTTGCACATCGGCGGCCGCCGGCTGACGATCTATCACTGGATCCTGCCCTATCGCGACTCCAGCGGTGAAGTGCAAGGCATCATCGGCGGCTGGATCGACATCAGCGAGCGGCGGCAACTGTTCGACAAGCTGCGAGCCGCCAAGGAGCAGGCCGATGAGGCCAACCGGGCCAAAAGTACGTTCCTGGCCACCATGAGCCACGAAATCCGCACCCCGATGAACGCGGTGATCGGCATGCTGGAGCTGACCCTCAAACGAATGGATCAAGGGCATCAGCATCATTCGTCCATCGAAACCGCCTACAGCTCGGCAAAAGACTTGCTGGAGCTGATCGGCGACATTCTCGACATTGCCCGGATCGAATCCGGGCGACTGAGCCTGAGCCCGGAGCGGGTCAATCCGGGGGAAATCGTGACCTCGGTGGTGAGGATTTTCGACGGACTGGCCCGGCAAAAAAATCTTAACTTGCTGCTGGAGTTCAACCCGCCCCAGCCGCCCGTGGATGTGCTGCTTGACCCGCTGCGCTTCAAACAGGTGCTGTCGAATCTGGTCAGCAATGCCATCAAATTTACGCAACAGGGCGAGGTCAGGATAACCGTCGAGCTATTGCCCGGTGATGAGCCCGAGCATACGCGGATGCAGGTACAGGTGAGGGACAGCGGGGTCGGCATCAGCGAACAGGATCAGCAGCGTCTGTTCGAACCCTTTGCCCAGGCCGATAACACCGGGCAGATGGCCAGGTGCGGCGCCGGGCTCGGCCTGGTGATCAGTCGCCAATTGTGCGAAATGATGGGCGGCAGCCTGCAACTGAACAGTCAGCTGGGGGTGGGCACTCAGGTCAGCCTTTCATTGCACTTGGCAACATTGGCGCCGGAGCAGGCGTCGGACCGGGTTGAAACACCCATCCACACCACCCGCACGCCATTGAATGTTCTGGTGGTCGACGATCATCCCGCCAACCGCTTGCTCATGTGCCAACAGCTTGAATACCTGGGGCATCGGTTTACCGGGGCCAACGATGGCCAGGCCGGACTGGATGCCTGGAAGATCGAGCCCTTCGATCTGGTGGTGGTCGATTGCAACATGCCCATCATGAATGGCTACGATCTGGCCCGCGCCATCCGCGAGCATGAACGGCAGCAACAACGCCCGTCATGCACCGTGCTGGGGTTTACCGCCAATGCGCAGCCGGAAGAAATACACCGCTGCAAATACGCAGGAATGAATGATTGCCTGTTCAAACCTCTGAGCCTGATGGCATTGAGTCAGTGGGTCGAAGGCATCAAGCCATCGGTTCGTCAGCAGCCGTTCAATTTGCAAGGGCTGGATTTGCTGACGGGAGGCAATCCGCAAATGACCCAGCGGTTGCTGGACGAACTGTTGAGCAGCAACCACCTGGATCGCCAGGAGCTGCTGGGCTTGTCCACTCTCGATGACCATCAGGCCCTGCTCGACATCGCGCATAAAATCAAAGGCGCGGCCCGCATCATCCAGGCCTCCCGATTGATCGATTGTTGCCAGGCGCTCGAAAAAGCCTGCCAGGCACCAGCGGCTGAAAATGGACTGAGCCTCGCCATCAAAAACATGGATCTGGCCATGCTTGAACTGGAGCGCGCGTTGCTGCAACAGATTGACCTGAACACCCACAGCAAAATGACGGAGCCTTAA
- a CDS encoding ATP-binding protein, translating into MYIESVVVSGPDRRDASVYFTKGANVVQGGSNTGKSYIVQCIKFALGSNTPPKTIDESLGYTTVRVKFINDDATSFTIERGLSASSKPTFYDESGEVQVLGVKHNPTKMNSISNQILDRLGLNGKLLLKGTTSLNNASFSLRDFEKVFLMDETRIVADYSPLGTGQNDGATKEKSILKLLLTGKDDAGVKQAKKELASKGALRHRVAAVEDIIRQFYPDDDAAEALELQKLNSFTAQVALRLGVAENELEGAFHSSEDLFTQKANQLSELESVEGKLAEDKALLDRFDMLGQKYESDRQRLQGIEQAAVLLDGSDAVLCPTCGNHFDSESCTTDVEDIKKGVSFELNRISKNIHELAEAQGSLTAAIERNASSAEATKTSIAALERLISSEIQDSVQAVSDLKELASCLRQDKSALERRVADKVRLKGELKRLGILLLEEQNTYMPESFEETAQPLVKEIEAILKRWSFPNYSPVTFNFATRDITIGGSARGNFGKGYRAIASAAFALGLMNLLKLSGRHPGFVVLDSPLTTYKEGDPEPGEEDKEVAEDMIYAFYQDIADNFKDSQVIVFENKEPDTAIIPHLNYEHFTKSRGNGRYGFFPLKN; encoded by the coding sequence ATGTATATTGAAAGTGTGGTTGTGAGTGGCCCTGATCGGAGAGACGCTTCAGTGTATTTTACGAAGGGTGCTAATGTTGTTCAGGGTGGTTCTAATACGGGCAAATCCTACATTGTTCAGTGCATCAAATTTGCCTTGGGTTCAAATACGCCCCCAAAGACTATAGATGAGTCTTTGGGCTACACCACGGTCAGGGTTAAATTTATAAATGATGATGCGACCTCTTTTACTATTGAAAGAGGGCTTTCTGCAAGTTCAAAGCCTACCTTTTATGATGAGAGTGGGGAGGTTCAAGTTCTGGGTGTAAAGCACAACCCTACGAAAATGAATTCTATTTCCAACCAAATTTTGGACAGGTTGGGACTCAATGGAAAACTTCTGCTGAAAGGCACTACTTCGTTAAACAATGCCTCTTTCTCTCTTCGCGATTTCGAAAAAGTTTTTTTGATGGATGAAACGCGAATTGTTGCTGATTACTCTCCATTGGGTACAGGCCAAAATGATGGAGCCACTAAAGAAAAATCTATCCTAAAGCTGCTGCTCACCGGAAAAGACGACGCCGGGGTTAAACAGGCTAAGAAGGAGCTGGCGTCAAAGGGGGCGTTGAGACATCGAGTTGCTGCGGTCGAAGACATCATCAGGCAATTCTATCCGGATGATGACGCCGCTGAGGCCCTTGAGCTCCAGAAGCTCAACTCGTTTACCGCCCAGGTCGCGCTCCGACTGGGGGTGGCCGAAAATGAGCTGGAAGGTGCGTTCCATTCGAGTGAAGACCTGTTTACCCAAAAAGCCAACCAGCTCTCCGAGCTGGAGTCTGTTGAAGGCAAACTCGCAGAAGATAAGGCGCTTCTCGACCGATTCGACATGCTTGGCCAGAAGTACGAATCAGACCGCCAGCGCCTGCAGGGCATTGAGCAGGCGGCAGTTCTGCTTGATGGTTCAGACGCTGTGCTATGTCCAACCTGCGGCAACCATTTTGACTCCGAGTCATGCACGACGGACGTTGAGGATATCAAAAAAGGTGTTTCCTTCGAGTTGAACCGAATTTCGAAGAACATTCACGAGCTCGCTGAAGCCCAGGGATCCTTGACCGCAGCGATCGAACGAAACGCCTCCAGCGCTGAGGCCACCAAGACGTCCATCGCCGCACTGGAGAGGTTGATCTCATCCGAGATCCAAGATTCGGTACAGGCCGTAAGCGACCTGAAGGAGCTCGCCTCGTGCCTTAGGCAAGACAAATCTGCACTGGAACGGCGTGTAGCCGATAAGGTCAGGCTGAAGGGAGAGCTAAAACGGCTCGGTATTTTGCTGCTTGAAGAGCAAAACACCTATATGCCTGAAAGCTTTGAGGAAACAGCCCAGCCTCTGGTGAAAGAGATTGAAGCGATCTTGAAACGGTGGAGCTTCCCGAATTACAGCCCGGTAACATTCAATTTCGCAACACGAGACATCACCATTGGTGGGAGTGCGAGAGGCAATTTCGGCAAAGGGTATCGAGCGATCGCTTCAGCTGCGTTCGCGCTGGGGCTGATGAATTTGCTGAAGCTTTCTGGGCGTCATCCTGGTTTTGTCGTGCTCGATTCGCCACTGACTACGTACAAGGAAGGGGATCCGGAGCCAGGGGAGGAAGATAAAGAAGTAGCTGAGGATATGATATACGCGTTCTATCAGGACATTGCAGATAACTTCAAAGATTCTCAAGTTATCGTATTTGAGAATAAGGAGCCTGATACGGCTATCATTCCTCATTTGAATTACGAGCACTTTACTAAGAGCAGGGGGAATGGTCGATATGGCTTCTTTCCGCTAAAAAACTGA
- a CDS encoding response regulator transcription factor, whose protein sequence is MCPQNVFIVDDHPVIRLAVRMLLEHEGYKVVGETDNGVDAMQMVRECMPDLIILDISIPKLDGLEVLSRFNAMSTPLKTLVLTAQCPTLFGIRCMQSGASGYVCKQEDLSELMSAIKAVLSGYNYFPSQALNPVRPDDVRYAELELFKSVNDRELMVLQLFAQGRTNKEIAKGMFLSNKTVSTYKKRLMQKLKAKSLVALIEMAKRNALV, encoded by the coding sequence ATCTGTCCACAAAACGTTTTTATTGTCGACGATCACCCCGTCATCCGTCTTGCTGTCCGGATGCTGCTGGAGCATGAGGGTTATAAAGTCGTGGGCGAAACCGATAATGGGGTCGATGCCATGCAGATGGTTCGTGAATGCATGCCCGACTTGATCATTCTCGACATCAGCATTCCCAAACTCGACGGGCTGGAAGTTCTCTCTCGCTTCAATGCAATGAGCACCCCGTTGAAAACACTGGTGCTGACGGCGCAATGCCCAACGCTGTTCGGGATTCGCTGCATGCAATCCGGCGCTTCGGGGTATGTGTGCAAACAGGAAGATCTGAGTGAACTGATGAGCGCCATCAAGGCCGTTCTGTCGGGCTACAACTACTTCCCGAGCCAGGCCTTGAACCCGGTGCGCCCGGATGATGTGCGCTACGCCGAACTTGAATTGTTCAAGTCCGTGAATGACCGGGAACTGATGGTGTTGCAACTTTTCGCTCAAGGGCGCACTAACAAGGAAATCGCCAAGGGCATGTTCCTGAGCAACAAGACGGTAAGCACTTATAAAAAACGACTCATGCAAAAACTCAAGGCCAAATCCCTGGTAGCGCTCATCGAGATGGCAAAACGTAACGCCTTAGTGTGA
- a CDS encoding HD domain-containing phosphohydrolase: protein MPSPLRPDQRRFPLHVHISVMFTFLLLLTGVVLGIFNYQQTTQIILSSSEKLFNRIEQDVRLDLQSTYEPIRHLLSLLADTPDTQAPALASRLALLKPFSQSLKDNPNLASLYLGYGNGDFFMVRPLRTEALKTQLKAPDTAAYQVWSIEHQGDGAQVVSQFLFYDLALNLISRQQIADESYDPRTRDWFTNARQDTDQITTEPYIFFSTHNVGTTLARRSGDGAVMGADLTLAELSATLAKHVVTPSTEIALFDAEGNAIAYPDSRKLIIDDQTARLSKAADLSPVLGALLANPQTGKRLDVAGRQWIVARSHMQEGGPEGLQMALLVPEDELLVDAYRMRWQGALITLATLLLCLPVGWLTSRILVKPLRALVKEADAIRSFDFNFPVSRRSPVLEVDQLHVSMVRMKDTLGSFFQITDSLCAETRFAPLLQRVLFETVKIAQAQAGLIYLRESDSDRIEPHGLVINGASQPLPSFGVQGHELQNPQSPSWLQQLAVTDNVVASLGFEQAGDLQKVLLAMESPRVHLIGIRLRNRHNETVGLLILLLADSGSPGDLEKLRPDRIAFLQAVSGAAAVSIESQRLQAKQKQLLDSFIQLLAGAIDAKSPYTGGHCQRVPALTLMLAQAAAASQEPAFSGYQPTEDEWEALHIAAWLHDCGKVTTPEYVVDKATKLETLNDRIHEIRTRFEVLKRDAWINYWQAIALGGDEQHLAELRNANLAGLDDDFAFIARCNLGGEAMAEDDLKRLNLIAQHTWTRTLDDRLGVSWEENRRQARNPAPTLPVSEPLLADKPEHLLERAESELIPADNPWGFKLDVPHHKYNRGELYNLSIPRGTLTREERYIINHHMVQTILMLSHLPFPGHLNNVAEIAGGHHEKMDGTGYPKQLKRDDMSLPARMMAIADIFEALTAADRPYKKAKSLSEALGIMATMCRDAHIDPELFGLFINEQIYRQYAEQFLDPKQIDVVDSESLLAKAGLR from the coding sequence ATGCCCAGCCCACTGCGCCCGGATCAACGCCGGTTTCCCCTGCACGTTCATATCAGCGTCATGTTCACCTTCCTGTTGTTGCTGACCGGCGTGGTGCTGGGCATTTTCAATTACCAGCAGACCACGCAGATCATCCTGTCCAGCAGCGAAAAGCTGTTCAATCGCATTGAGCAGGATGTACGCCTGGACCTGCAATCGACCTATGAGCCGATTCGTCACCTGCTGAGCCTGCTGGCCGATACACCGGACACCCAAGCCCCGGCACTTGCGTCGCGCCTGGCGCTGCTCAAGCCGTTCAGCCAATCACTCAAGGACAATCCCAACCTGGCCTCGCTGTACCTGGGCTACGGCAATGGCGATTTCTTCATGGTCCGGCCGTTGCGCACCGAAGCCTTGAAGACGCAGCTCAAGGCGCCGGACACGGCGGCGTATCAGGTGTGGAGCATCGAACATCAGGGCGACGGAGCGCAGGTTGTCTCCCAATTCCTGTTCTACGACCTGGCCCTGAACCTCATCAGCCGCCAACAGATTGCCGACGAAAGCTACGATCCGCGAACTCGCGACTGGTTTACCAATGCTCGCCAGGACACGGACCAGATCACCACAGAACCCTACATTTTCTTCTCTACCCATAACGTCGGCACCACACTGGCCCGGCGCAGTGGCGATGGTGCGGTGATGGGCGCCGACCTGACCCTGGCCGAGCTTTCCGCGACCCTGGCCAAACACGTCGTCACCCCCAGCACCGAGATTGCGTTGTTCGATGCCGAGGGCAATGCGATTGCCTATCCCGACAGCCGCAAACTGATCATCGATGACCAGACCGCCCGCCTTAGCAAAGCCGCCGACCTGAGCCCCGTTCTCGGTGCCCTGCTCGCCAACCCACAGACGGGCAAGCGCCTGGACGTCGCTGGCCGGCAATGGATCGTCGCCCGCAGCCACATGCAGGAGGGTGGCCCCGAGGGTTTACAGATGGCATTGCTGGTGCCCGAGGATGAATTGCTGGTCGATGCCTACCGCATGCGCTGGCAAGGGGCGCTGATCACCCTGGCCACTTTATTGTTGTGCCTGCCGGTGGGTTGGTTGACGTCGCGGATCCTGGTCAAACCCTTGCGTGCGCTGGTGAAGGAAGCCGATGCGATTCGCAGTTTCGATTTCAACTTTCCCGTCAGTCGTCGTTCACCGGTACTGGAAGTCGATCAGTTACATGTTTCGATGGTGCGGATGAAGGACACCTTGGGCAGTTTTTTTCAGATCACCGACAGCCTGTGTGCCGAAACCCGGTTCGCGCCCTTGCTGCAACGGGTGCTGTTTGAAACGGTAAAAATCGCCCAGGCCCAGGCCGGCCTGATCTACCTGCGCGAAAGTGACAGCGATCGCATCGAGCCCCATGGCCTGGTGATCAACGGCGCGTCCCAACCCTTGCCGTCGTTCGGTGTCCAGGGACACGAACTGCAGAACCCGCAGAGCCCTTCGTGGCTGCAACAGTTGGCGGTTACCGACAATGTGGTCGCCAGTCTGGGTTTCGAACAGGCTGGGGATTTGCAAAAAGTCTTGCTGGCCATGGAGAGCCCACGGGTGCATTTGATCGGCATTCGGCTGCGCAATCGGCATAACGAAACCGTCGGGTTGCTGATTTTGCTGCTGGCCGACAGTGGCAGCCCAGGCGACCTGGAAAAACTTCGCCCGGATCGCATCGCGTTTCTGCAAGCGGTGTCCGGCGCGGCGGCGGTGAGTATCGAGAGCCAGCGCCTGCAGGCCAAGCAAAAACAACTGCTGGATTCGTTCATTCAACTGCTGGCCGGCGCGATCGATGCCAAGAGCCCGTACACCGGCGGCCATTGCCAGCGCGTGCCGGCGCTGACCCTGATGCTCGCCCAGGCGGCCGCAGCCAGCCAAGAGCCCGCGTTCAGCGGCTACCAGCCCACCGAAGATGAGTGGGAAGCCCTGCACATTGCCGCCTGGCTCCACGATTGCGGCAAGGTCACCACGCCTGAATATGTGGTCGACAAGGCGACCAAACTGGAAACCCTGAACGATCGCATCCACGAAATCCGCACCCGTTTTGAAGTGCTCAAGCGTGACGCCTGGATCAACTATTGGCAGGCCATCGCTTTGGGTGGCGACGAACAACACCTGGCTGAACTGCGCAATGCCAATCTGGCCGGGCTGGACGATGACTTTGCCTTTATCGCCCGTTGCAACCTGGGCGGCGAAGCGATGGCCGAGGACGACCTCAAGCGTCTGAACCTGATCGCCCAACACACCTGGACCCGAACCCTGGATGATCGCCTGGGGGTGTCTTGGGAAGAGAACCGCCGCCAGGCACGCAATCCCGCGCCGACGCTGCCGGTCAGTGAACCGTTACTGGCGGACAAACCCGAGCACCTGCTGGAACGCGCCGAAAGCGAACTGATCCCGGCCGACAATCCCTGGGGTTTCAAGCTCGATGTGCCGCACCACAAATACAATCGCGGCGAGCTTTACAACCTGAGCATTCCCCGGGGCACCCTGACCCGCGAAGAGCGTTACATCATCAATCACCACATGGTGCAGACGATCCTGATGCTCAGCCACCTGCCCTTCCCTGGCCACCTCAACAACGTCGCGGAAATCGCCGGCGGCCACCACGAAAAAATGGACGGCACCGGTTACCCCAAACAGTTGAAGCGCGACGACATGAGCCTGCCGGCGCGGATGATGGCGATTGCCGATATTTTCGAAGCGCTGACCGCAGCCGATCGCCCCTACAAGAAAGCCAAGTCCTTGAGCGAAGCGCTGGGCATCATGGCCACGATGTGCCGCGATGCCCATATCGATCCCGAGCTGTTCGGGCTGTTTATCAACGAGCAGATTTACCGGCAGTACGCAGAACAATTCCTCGACCCGAAACAGATCGATGTCGTGGATTCGGAAAGCCTGCTGGCCAAGGCAGGCTTACGCTAG
- a CDS encoding ABC-three component system middle component 2: MMNSKDLYNSPVEIGARIVLLLAGLSRELDLDELIFFDYASIYSSDFEGEPSLHPVLLNRLAELVRRREIFPGAIKLFIAKGLMTSRVDEHGVRYSITDPGRAFSTKLTTEYHADFKQRVLWVERNIDYLAAQRRSIYKIDRVV; encoded by the coding sequence ATGATGAATTCAAAGGACTTGTACAATAGCCCTGTTGAGATTGGTGCGCGCATCGTTTTGTTGCTCGCGGGCTTGTCCCGGGAGCTTGACTTGGATGAGCTAATCTTCTTTGACTATGCGTCGATTTATAGCAGTGACTTTGAAGGGGAGCCGAGTCTGCACCCTGTCTTACTGAATCGACTTGCCGAACTGGTTCGTAGGCGAGAAATATTTCCAGGCGCGATTAAGCTATTCATTGCTAAGGGATTGATGACTTCTCGGGTTGACGAGCATGGTGTTCGCTATTCAATCACTGACCCCGGTAGGGCATTTTCCACCAAGTTGACCACTGAGTATCACGCAGATTTCAAGCAGCGTGTTTTGTGGGTCGAGAGGAATATTGATTACCTCGCGGCTCAGCGTCGCAGTATTTATAAAATTGACAGGGTGGTCTGA